The Phycisphaeraceae bacterium genome includes a window with the following:
- a CDS encoding prepilin-type N-terminal cleavage/methylation domain-containing protein, with the protein MTHHYTTTPRRARRVPGFTLIELLVVISIISLLIGILLPALGAARASARTMACLSNLRQTGLAFSIYATDHNDLFPSRSDLWYRANVLGQYIQGGDTTTPGNIGGSTYACPSDEDGARSYSMNIYATSGDAGAFINSAFGEQFNAAVINASQMIIMSESWSYFQSDGQYFAYAFLAERGFTPYQNFVDRPVRGSSQFGKVYDPLRESQLDFSRHRSTGEPHEARGSVNIVFVDGHAASHTDEQMVDRAAEKSTYALLWSPKDRDVESN; encoded by the coding sequence ATGACTCATCATTACACCACAACACCAAGACGTGCCCGGCGGGTCCCGGGCTTCACACTGATCGAGCTGCTCGTGGTCATATCGATCATCTCGCTGCTCATCGGTATCCTCCTGCCGGCACTCGGAGCGGCTCGAGCCTCGGCCCGAACCATGGCTTGCCTAAGCAACCTCCGCCAGACCGGGCTGGCCTTCAGCATCTACGCGACAGACCACAACGACCTGTTCCCCTCAAGATCGGACCTCTGGTACCGCGCGAACGTGCTTGGACAGTACATCCAGGGCGGGGACACCACGACACCCGGCAACATCGGCGGATCGACCTACGCCTGCCCGAGCGACGAGGATGGCGCACGTTCCTACAGCATGAACATCTACGCGACCAGCGGAGACGCAGGAGCCTTCATCAACTCGGCTTTTGGCGAACAGTTCAACGCCGCGGTCATCAACGCCAGCCAGATGATTATCATGTCCGAGAGCTGGTCCTACTTCCAGTCTGATGGGCAGTACTTCGCCTACGCCTTCCTGGCCGAACGAGGTTTCACCCCCTATCAGAACTTCGTCGATCGCCCGGTCCGTGGCTCCTCACAGTTCGGCAAGGTCTACGACCCGCTCCGCGAGAGCCAGTTGGATTTCTCCCGCCACCGCTCAACAGGTGAACCCCACGAGGCACGCGGGAGTGTCAACATCGTCTTTGTCGACGGTCATGCCGCTTCCCACACAGACGAGCAGATGGTCGACCGCGCCGCCGAAAAAAGCACCTACGCCCTTCTCTGGTCACCCAAAGACCGCGACGTGGAGAGCAACTGA
- a CDS encoding glycoside hydrolase family 2 TIM barrel-domain containing protein — MSMAPAPHAECFSLTSWLMITLMMLAPHAPGQALAQQAATGPGPIKVEVVERYGRFMLLRDGKPFEMRAVSGFDELDTAAAAGVNTLRTWSTKHLDNGRILDEAHARGMGVMVGLWLGHKRDGFDYSDPEMVKEQYDRVTAEILKYKDHPAVLIWGIGNEAEARGGQPYEAIQQIAEFVKEVDPYHPTATVLAGSHVDRITAVRTRAPSIDILGINTYSHYANVAENVRKAGWTGPYIVTEIGNNGTWEGPRTTWDVPIEPPSGIKAQLYRERYLDLMANRRQCLAAFPFKWGYVPKGTSTWFSLFHANGEPNAVVDQMIQIWTGRWPQDRSPWVTELNIEGQPYDSSITLKPGTVVTAEVRYTHADPHTLDSRWQVKPEATIASGQGSQAINVTAVDTPIEVIDPYTIRFTVPSEPGPYRLYFYGYTPTDRLGSANAPFLVASGP, encoded by the coding sequence ATGTCGATGGCCCCCGCACCTCACGCCGAATGTTTCTCACTCACTTCCTGGCTGATGATCACACTCATGATGCTGGCCCCGCATGCACCCGGCCAGGCCCTGGCGCAGCAAGCCGCTACGGGCCCGGGGCCCATCAAAGTCGAGGTCGTCGAGCGCTACGGTCGCTTCATGCTCCTGCGCGACGGCAAGCCTTTCGAGATGCGTGCGGTTTCCGGTTTTGATGAGCTGGACACTGCGGCCGCCGCCGGCGTCAACACCCTCCGAACGTGGTCGACCAAACACCTGGACAACGGCAGAATCCTCGACGAGGCACACGCCCGCGGGATGGGAGTCATGGTCGGGCTCTGGCTCGGTCACAAGCGTGACGGCTTCGACTACAGCGACCCCGAGATGGTCAAAGAACAGTATGACCGCGTCACCGCCGAAATCCTCAAATACAAAGACCACCCCGCGGTGCTGATCTGGGGCATTGGCAATGAGGCCGAGGCCCGTGGCGGACAGCCCTACGAGGCTATCCAGCAGATCGCGGAGTTCGTCAAAGAAGTCGATCCCTACCATCCGACAGCCACAGTGCTAGCCGGCTCGCACGTGGACCGCATCACCGCAGTGCGCACACGGGCACCGTCTATCGACATCCTCGGCATCAACACCTACAGCCACTACGCCAACGTGGCGGAGAACGTCCGCAAAGCCGGCTGGACCGGGCCCTACATCGTCACCGAGATCGGCAACAACGGGACCTGGGAGGGCCCCCGTACCACCTGGGATGTCCCCATCGAGCCGCCGAGCGGGATCAAGGCGCAGCTCTACCGCGAACGTTACCTGGACTTGATGGCCAACCGCCGACAATGCCTCGCCGCTTTTCCCTTCAAGTGGGGGTACGTCCCGAAGGGCACCTCTACTTGGTTTAGCCTCTTCCACGCTAACGGCGAGCCTAACGCCGTGGTCGATCAGATGATCCAGATCTGGACAGGCCGCTGGCCGCAGGATCGCTCACCCTGGGTCACCGAACTCAACATCGAGGGCCAGCCCTACGACAGTAGCATCACACTTAAGCCCGGCACGGTGGTCACCGCAGAGGTCCGTTACACCCACGCTGACCCGCACACACTCGATAGCCGATGGCAGGTCAAGCCGGAGGCCACCATCGCCAGCGGGCAGGGCAGCCAGGCGATCAACGTGACCGCCGTCGATACCCCCATCGAAGTCATTGACCCCTACACCATCCGCTTCACCGTTCCATCCGAGCCGGGCCCCTACCGACTGTATTTCTACGGCTACACCCCCACGGACCGTCTCGGGTCGGCCAACGCGCCGTTCCTCGTCGCGTCCGGACCCTGA
- a CDS encoding substrate-binding domain-containing protein: MLLQDTPRRRRVALVLNKDQHRWRRVLRGLLGLHEARDEWELHSVPGLTDLHLDLLRRWKPDGIIADVPDQQAAEKIMQLDIPTVHLADRTQVHGLTSVGVDHHKVGQMAGRHFAELGLRHFAYFGDLDWASSRAHLQGFHQTLTDIGLDARVIEPPRFPTLDMSEGWTSADDRIASWLECIPRPFGLLLGDDRWGLWVAQVIRRARMTIPYDVAMLGIQDDELHCEMTTPPLSSIRLPLAQIGLDAGRLLLEIIDGRADPASQIRLPPVSITLRASTSLLAVEDPDLAQALRFIADSAHLPIQVEDILTAVPVSRRQLERKFRELLGRTPLQEIRRQRLLRVRDLLATTDDSLQQIAERTGFGSMYSLCRVFRREANETPMTFRQRYRRS; encoded by the coding sequence ATGCTCTTACAGGACACGCCCCGCCGTCGTCGAGTTGCACTTGTGCTCAACAAGGACCAGCACCGCTGGCGACGCGTGCTCCGCGGGCTCCTGGGTCTCCACGAAGCACGGGATGAATGGGAACTCCACAGCGTCCCCGGCCTCACTGATCTCCACCTCGACCTGTTGCGCCGCTGGAAACCCGATGGCATCATCGCAGACGTGCCCGACCAGCAGGCCGCAGAAAAAATCATGCAACTGGACATCCCCACGGTCCATCTGGCTGACCGCACCCAAGTCCACGGGCTCACCAGTGTCGGCGTTGATCACCACAAAGTTGGTCAGATGGCAGGCCGCCATTTCGCGGAACTGGGGCTCCGGCATTTCGCTTATTTTGGCGATCTTGACTGGGCATCCAGCCGCGCACACCTCCAGGGATTCCATCAGACGCTGACGGACATAGGCCTCGATGCACGAGTCATTGAGCCCCCCAGATTCCCGACCCTCGACATGTCCGAGGGCTGGACCTCGGCCGATGACAGGATCGCGTCTTGGCTCGAATGCATCCCCCGCCCATTCGGCCTCCTGCTCGGAGATGACCGGTGGGGACTGTGGGTTGCTCAGGTCATCCGTCGCGCCCGCATGACGATCCCTTACGACGTCGCGATGCTCGGCATCCAGGACGACGAACTCCACTGCGAGATGACAACCCCTCCGCTCTCCAGCATCCGCCTGCCACTCGCGCAGATCGGGCTCGACGCCGGGCGACTCCTGCTCGAGATCATCGACGGCCGGGCCGATCCCGCCTCACAGATCAGATTGCCCCCGGTGAGCATTACCTTGCGGGCCTCCACCAGCTTGCTCGCGGTCGAAGACCCCGACCTGGCTCAAGCCCTCCGATTCATCGCCGACTCGGCCCACCTGCCGATCCAGGTCGAAGACATCCTCACAGCAGTCCCGGTCTCTCGCCGACAACTCGAACGCAAGTTCCGTGAACTACTGGGCAGAACACCCCTGCAGGAAATCCGTCGCCAGAGACTCCTGCGCGTCCGTGACCTACTGGCGACAACCGACGACTCGCTCCAGCAGATCGCCGAGCGCACCGGATTCGGCAGCATGTACAGCCTCTGCCGTGTCTTCCGCAGAGAAGCAAACGAAACACCTATGACCTTCCGACAGCGATACCGCAGAAGTTGA
- a CDS encoding carbohydrate ABC transporter permease, with amino-acid sequence MTDLPPRDRPAAASGARRSAGLSKVGVHLVLTLLSMTMILPFVWMILTSLKPLEEVGLESWLPSELRWDNYAVLLGLESAEGTELQGILFGRWYWNSILVASWVTFLQVFTSALAAFSFSRLRWRGRDTVFFLYLGTMMLPGLVMMIPNYQIMISLGLVDTYMGLIIPASFSAFGTFLLRQFMLTIPSSLDEAAMIDGASRWRLFWDIILPLSRPGVITLTIFTFIASFHSFFWPLVMLKSTHRYTLPVGLLFFDSSQGQQTNVLMAAMALSVLPMLVLFVVLQRYLVKGIQLGAVKG; translated from the coding sequence ATGACTGATCTGCCGCCACGAGACCGTCCTGCTGCTGCTTCCGGTGCCCGACGTTCGGCGGGGTTATCGAAGGTTGGTGTTCACCTGGTGCTCACGCTGCTGAGCATGACCATGATCCTTCCGTTCGTGTGGATGATTCTGACCAGCCTCAAGCCTCTGGAGGAAGTGGGGCTGGAGAGCTGGCTGCCCTCGGAGTTGCGTTGGGATAACTACGCGGTGCTGCTTGGTCTGGAATCGGCCGAGGGGACGGAGCTTCAGGGGATTCTTTTTGGTCGCTGGTACTGGAACAGCATCCTGGTGGCGAGTTGGGTCACGTTTCTTCAGGTATTCACCAGCGCGCTGGCGGCTTTTAGTTTCTCACGTCTGCGTTGGCGTGGTCGGGACACGGTGTTCTTTCTGTACCTGGGCACAATGATGCTGCCGGGGCTAGTGATGATGATCCCCAACTACCAGATCATGATCAGTCTTGGTCTGGTGGATACTTATATGGGGCTGATCATCCCGGCGTCCTTCAGCGCGTTCGGGACGTTTTTGCTTCGTCAGTTCATGCTGACGATCCCGTCTTCGCTGGATGAGGCGGCGATGATTGACGGTGCCTCACGGTGGCGTCTGTTCTGGGACATCATCCTGCCGCTGAGCCGCCCCGGGGTGATCACGCTGACGATCTTCACGTTCATCGCGAGCTTCCACAGCTTCTTCTGGCCCTTGGTTATGCTCAAGAGCACACATCGGTACACGCTGCCCGTGGGTCTGCTGTTTTTCGATTCCTCTCAGGGTCAGCAGACGAATGTGCTGATGGCGGCGATGGCGCTGTCGGTGCTGCCGATGCTGGTTCTGTTTGTTGTGCTTCAGCGTTATCTGGTCAAGGGGATCCAGCTTGGGGCGGTCAAGGGGTGA
- a CDS encoding sugar ABC transporter permease, with the protein MRRSPSRQGWWDVVVGVGFLLPNIVGFLCFTFLPLILSLILAFSNWDLRLHNMFKQEPLRFIGFDNFVRMAGDPDFWRYLGNTLFLMMAIPFGIAGSLGAALLLSQDLGHPAWIAWMRRVSLAVLVLSLLVLAMLGAGVTAMTLLLASLAGLVLVGGAAGGSTVYRTLFYLPHFTAGVATYILWKKLYSPETGPINAVLRPVLEGVEDSVLAVPAGVPQAMSLLLLGLLVFLTVVGTRWLLGWHREGESGGLPVLVAVAALTLPCWVGGWGAGEWRAVALLVVAVTVVLWAVISVVATGQTCRRDEGVGGTVLAGVVWMVGGLALLGLSRVFWGLPEMASGGLEPPNWLSDTRWAKPALMIMMLWAAIGSNNMLLYLAGLSNVPGELYEAASIDGAGHWDRFWHVTWPQLAPITFFIVIMSVIAGLQGGFEMARTMTEGGPAGATTTLSYYIYIEGFETGRLGYAASVTWTLFAMVFVLTMMNWTFGNRFVND; encoded by the coding sequence ATGAGACGGAGTCCGAGTCGCCAGGGATGGTGGGATGTTGTTGTGGGGGTTGGCTTTCTGCTGCCGAATATCGTTGGTTTTCTGTGCTTCACGTTCCTGCCGCTGATCCTGTCACTGATTCTGGCCTTCTCGAACTGGGATCTTCGGCTGCACAACATGTTCAAGCAGGAGCCGTTGCGGTTTATCGGCTTTGACAACTTTGTGCGGATGGCCGGCGACCCTGATTTCTGGCGATATCTGGGCAACACGCTGTTCCTGATGATGGCGATTCCGTTCGGGATCGCGGGTTCACTTGGTGCCGCGTTGCTGCTGAGTCAGGACCTGGGCCATCCGGCCTGGATCGCCTGGATGCGGCGGGTGTCGCTTGCCGTGCTGGTGCTGTCGCTGCTTGTTCTGGCGATGCTGGGTGCGGGGGTGACGGCGATGACGCTGCTGCTGGCATCACTGGCGGGTCTTGTGCTGGTTGGGGGGGCAGCGGGAGGCTCAACGGTCTACCGGACGTTGTTTTATCTGCCGCATTTCACGGCGGGTGTGGCGACTTACATTCTCTGGAAGAAGCTCTACAGTCCGGAGACCGGGCCGATCAATGCGGTGTTGCGGCCGGTGCTTGAGGGCGTGGAAGACTCGGTGCTGGCGGTGCCTGCCGGGGTGCCACAGGCCATGAGTCTGCTGCTGCTGGGCTTGCTGGTGTTCCTGACGGTCGTGGGCACGCGATGGCTGCTTGGCTGGCATCGGGAGGGTGAGTCGGGGGGGCTGCCGGTGCTGGTGGCCGTGGCGGCGTTGACGCTGCCGTGCTGGGTTGGCGGTTGGGGCGCTGGCGAGTGGCGGGCGGTGGCGTTGTTGGTGGTGGCGGTGACTGTCGTGCTGTGGGCTGTGATCAGCGTTGTTGCCACGGGGCAGACATGCCGCCGAGATGAGGGTGTAGGGGGGACAGTTCTGGCTGGTGTGGTGTGGATGGTGGGCGGTTTGGCCTTGCTGGGTCTTAGCCGGGTGTTCTGGGGGTTGCCGGAGATGGCGTCGGGCGGGCTTGAGCCTCCGAACTGGCTCAGTGACACGCGGTGGGCCAAGCCGGCGCTGATGATCATGATGCTGTGGGCGGCCATCGGGTCCAACAATATGCTGCTGTACCTCGCTGGTCTGAGCAACGTGCCGGGCGAGTTGTACGAGGCGGCTTCGATTGATGGTGCCGGCCACTGGGACCGGTTCTGGCATGTGACCTGGCCGCAGCTCGCACCGATCACGTTTTTCATTGTGATCATGAGCGTGATTGCGGGGCTGCAGGGTGGCTTTGAGATGGCGCGGACGATGACGGAGGGCGGACCTGCGGGGGCGACGACGACGCTGAGTTATTACATCTACATCGAGGGGTTCGAGACCGGTCGTCTCGGTTACGCGGCCTCGGTGACATGGACGCTGTTCGCCATGGTCTTTGTGCTGACGATGATGAACTGGACGTTCGGGAACCGGTTTGTCAATGACTGA
- a CDS encoding extracellular solute-binding protein, translating to MKYLFVIILSVLSLAGGVTLMTEPEQQREVPVIYWATDMSPARVAQVALFHEWLIDQGHVDDRGRPVVELRLDAISTGNNSKKIIQSVAGVAADIMDCSIGEMEPLGVLEDVTDRARVMGFSPEATYPALRSALVRDGRQYGFPCNVSLLGFWVNRGLFERLGVETPSRAWTYADFERIGTAFISAANAPGERQTVYFVDTPTGYRAYAMLLQMIRSRGLSIFNETMTRCTLDDPRYAEELLRLRRWVYDLDLMPSAAEEASMAAESGFSGASVSMFYAGRYGMIYNGRWSLIRLRLYEQPMDLSLSYMPVFPGGFSNDLIGTRSAAIYRGSRHKDLAALFLAFLASESYNQRIVDDADALPPNPSFTDTEAYRRPSAYPNEWGTHEAWSHSARYRAIGNDESPFVSRITVMRLMNIAREQVLSDPQILPAEEAARRAAEAINEEIERSIEQSEALRERYGSLIERQSEIDASKAAGDPVPDDWITNPFHKAYRAGYETVAADQSGGG from the coding sequence ATGAAATACCTTTTTGTGATCATCCTCTCGGTCCTGAGCCTCGCTGGGGGCGTCACGCTGATGACTGAGCCGGAGCAGCAGCGTGAGGTTCCGGTCATCTACTGGGCGACGGACATGAGTCCGGCCCGTGTCGCTCAGGTGGCGTTATTCCACGAGTGGCTGATTGATCAGGGTCACGTTGATGATCGTGGTCGGCCGGTGGTGGAACTGCGGCTGGACGCCATCAGCACGGGCAACAACTCGAAGAAGATCATCCAGAGTGTGGCGGGTGTTGCTGCGGACATCATGGACTGCTCGATCGGGGAGATGGAGCCGCTGGGTGTTCTGGAAGACGTCACGGATCGTGCCCGCGTGATGGGGTTCAGCCCTGAGGCGACGTATCCGGCGTTGCGCAGCGCGCTGGTGCGTGACGGGCGTCAGTACGGTTTTCCGTGCAATGTGTCGCTGCTGGGTTTCTGGGTCAATCGTGGGTTGTTTGAGCGTCTTGGCGTCGAGACCCCATCCAGGGCGTGGACGTACGCGGATTTCGAGCGGATCGGGACTGCTTTTATCAGCGCGGCGAACGCTCCGGGCGAGCGACAGACGGTGTACTTCGTGGACACGCCGACGGGCTACCGCGCCTACGCGATGCTGTTGCAGATGATCCGGTCGCGGGGGCTGTCGATCTTCAACGAGACCATGACGCGTTGCACGCTGGACGATCCTCGATATGCCGAGGAACTGTTACGTCTGCGCCGCTGGGTCTACGATCTGGACCTCATGCCCTCCGCTGCGGAGGAGGCCTCGATGGCGGCGGAATCAGGTTTCAGCGGTGCTTCGGTGTCGATGTTTTACGCGGGTCGTTACGGGATGATCTACAACGGGCGGTGGTCGCTGATCCGGCTTCGCCTGTATGAGCAGCCGATGGACCTGAGTCTCAGCTACATGCCGGTTTTTCCGGGCGGCTTCAGCAATGATCTGATCGGCACTCGTTCGGCGGCGATCTATCGAGGCAGTCGGCACAAGGACCTAGCGGCTCTTTTTCTGGCTTTTCTGGCCAGTGAATCGTACAACCAGCGCATCGTTGATGATGCGGACGCGTTGCCGCCCAATCCTTCTTTTACGGATACCGAGGCGTACCGCCGGCCGTCGGCGTACCCGAATGAGTGGGGCACGCATGAGGCGTGGAGCCACAGCGCGCGATATCGTGCGATCGGCAACGACGAGAGTCCTTTTGTGTCACGGATCACGGTGATGCGTCTGATGAATATCGCGCGTGAGCAGGTGTTGAGTGACCCACAGATTCTCCCGGCTGAGGAAGCTGCCCGACGTGCTGCGGAAGCGATCAATGAGGAGATCGAGCGTTCGATCGAGCAGAGCGAGGCCTTGCGGGAGCGGTACGGGTCTCTGATCGAGCGTCAGTCGGAGATCGACGCGTCCAAGGCTGCGGGCGATCCGGTGCCTGATGACTGGATCACGAATCCGTTCCATAAGGCGTATCGCGCGGGCTACGAGACGGTAGCGGCTGATCAGAGCGGGGGCGGATAA